A DNA window from Gloeocapsa sp. DLM2.Bin57 contains the following coding sequences:
- a CDS encoding Uma2 family endonuclease, giving the protein MNTIILNLNSVNLTEEQFYNLCQDNETLKLERNAKGELLIMPPIGGKSGKREAELITDVNIWNRQSQLGEVFSSSTSFRLPKGGERSPDVAWVSRDRWESLSAQDQEKFPPLCPDFIIELRSRTDSLKSLQEKMAEYLDNGLRLGWLIDPQEQQVAIYRQSQPVEILALPTCLSGEDVLPGFKLEIGIFD; this is encoded by the coding sequence ATACCATAATCTTAAACCTAAATTCGGTGAACTTAACCGAAGAACAATTCTATAACCTCTGTCAAGACAATGAAACCTTGAAGTTAGAACGCAATGCCAAGGGAGAATTATTAATTATGCCCCCAATTGGTGGGAAAAGTGGCAAGCGGGAAGCTGAGCTGATCACTGACGTTAATATTTGGAATCGCCAAAGCCAACTAGGAGAGGTGTTTAGCTCTTCGACTAGCTTTCGATTACCCAAAGGGGGTGAACGTTCTCCCGATGTGGCTTGGGTTAGCCGAGACAGGTGGGAAAGCTTAAGCGCCCAAGATCAAGAAAAGTTTCCGCCTCTGTGTCCCGATTTTATCATTGAGTTGCGTTCTCGCACCGATTCCCTAAAATCCTTACAAGAGAAAATGGCAGAATATTTAGATAATGGGTTACGCTTAGGGTGGCTAATCGATCCTCAAGAACAACAAGTAGCAATCTATCGTCAAAGTCAGCCAGTGGAAATTCTTGCTTTACCTACCTGTTTATCAGGAGAGGATGTTTTACCTGGATTTAAATTAGAAATAGGGATTTTTGATTAA